The proteins below come from a single Streptococcus porcinus genomic window:
- a CDS encoding replication initiator protein A, giving the protein MKRITANQYQTSERYYKLPKVLFESERYKNMKLEVKVAYAVLKDRLELSLSKGWIDEDGAIYLIYSNSNLMALLGCSKSKLLSIKKILREYGLIDEVQQSSSEKGRMANKIYLGELEHEPTPVLHSDGASVKKTLGGSQRKTGPVLNSAPSETEGSETKYSETEGSDFLIEDEEERQLVDDKQEENFPSKVDAVTKYDRDYIWGLVHDQLRQTGLSHSASDYAMIYFSDRYQYALEHMRFARSAEVIAEYVFNGVLSEWTKQLRRQEVKGGD; this is encoded by the coding sequence ATGAAACGTATTACCGCTAATCAGTATCAGACATCAGAGCGTTATTATAAACTCCCTAAAGTCTTGTTTGAGAGTGAACGATATAAGAATATGAAGCTGGAGGTTAAGGTAGCCTACGCGGTTTTAAAAGATCGATTAGAATTGTCTTTGAGTAAGGGCTGGATTGATGAAGATGGAGCTATTTACTTGATTTATTCTAATTCAAATCTGATGGCACTTTTAGGCTGTTCAAAGTCAAAATTACTCTCTATCAAGAAAATCTTACGTGAATATGGCTTAATTGATGAAGTCCAACAGTCCTCTAGTGAAAAAGGTCGAATGGCAAATAAAATTTACCTGGGGGAATTAGAACATGAACCTACCCCAGTCTTACATTCAGACGGGGCCAGTGTTAAAAAAACACTAGGGGGGTCTCAAAGAAAGACGGGGCCGGTCTTAAATTCAGCCCCTAGTGAGACTGAAGGAAGTGAGACTAAATATAGTGAAACTGAAGGGAGTGATTTCCTTATTGAGGACGAGGAGGAGAGGCAGTTAGTAGATGACAAACAAGAAGAAAACTTTCCTTCAAAAGTAGATGCCGTGACAAAGTACGATCGAGACTATATTTGGGGCTTGGTTCATGACCAGTTAAGACAGACAGGTCTATCTCACTCAGCTAGTGACTATGCCATGATCTATTTTAGTGATCGTTACCAGTATGCTTTGGAACATATGCGATTTGCTCGGTCAGCGGAAGTGATAGCTGAATATGTATTTAATGGAGTGCTGTCAGAGTGGACCAAGCAACTGAGACGACAAGAAGTAAAGGGAGGTGATTAA
- a CDS encoding PrgI family protein — protein MNTRVFKDISKVQHRAWLGFTTRQVIFVFPAVAITILVLGLNLFYWQFGDWFVYGFVFSFTIPLMLFGVYRPNDLPFETYLRYRFHYELTVSDRTFTGRKGDQREKIKTLNETKDLF, from the coding sequence ATGAACACTCGTGTCTTTAAGGACATCTCAAAGGTTCAACATAGGGCATGGTTAGGATTTACAACCAGACAGGTTATTTTTGTATTTCCAGCCGTCGCTATAACTATTTTGGTATTGGGGTTGAACCTATTTTACTGGCAATTTGGGGATTGGTTTGTCTATGGTTTTGTTTTTAGCTTTACCATTCCACTCATGTTATTTGGAGTCTATCGCCCCAATGACTTACCTTTTGAAACCTATCTCAGGTACCGATTTCATTATGAACTGACAGTATCAGATCGTACTTTTACTGGAAGAAAAGGAGACCAACGTGAAAAAATTAAAACACTCAATGAAACCAAAGACCTCTTCTAA
- the rplL gene encoding 50S ribosomal protein L7/L12: protein MALNIENIIADIKEATILELNDLVKAIEEEFGVTAAAPVAAAAAGGAEEAAKDSFDVELTSAGDKKVAVIKVVREITGLGLKEAKGLVDGAPANIKEGVAAAEAEEIKAKLEEAGASITLK, encoded by the coding sequence ATGGCATTGAACATTGAAAATATTATTGCTGATATTAAAGAAGCTACAATTCTTGAACTTAACGATCTTGTAAAAGCTATCGAAGAAGAATTTGGTGTAACTGCTGCTGCTCCTGTAGCTGCTGCAGCTGCTGGTGGTGCTGAAGAAGCTGCTAAAGATTCATTTGACGTAGAATTAACATCTGCTGGAGATAAAAAAGTTGCAGTTATCAAAGTTGTACGTGAAATCACAGGTCTTGGTCTTAAAGAAGCTAAAGGTCTTGTTGATGGAGCACCTGCTAACATTAAAGAAGGTGTTGCAGCAGCAGAAGCTGAAGAAATCAAAGCTAAACTTGAAGAAGCAGGAGCTTCAATCACTCTTAAATAA
- the dcm gene encoding DNA (cytosine-5-)-methyltransferase, with protein sequence MKFLDLFAGIGGFRLGMESQGHECLGFCEIDKFARTSYKAMFNTEGEIEYHDIKEVTDHDFRQFRGQVEVICGGFPCQAFSLAGRRLGFEDTRGTLFFEIARAAKQIQPRFLFLENVKGLLNHDEGRTFSTILSTLDELGYDVEWQVLNSKDFQVPQNRERVFIIGHSRRYRSRFLFPLRGENSPAHLERLGNLNPSKHGLNGEVYLTTGLAPTLTRGKGEGAKIAIPVLTPDRLEKRQHGRRFKDNQDPMFTLTSQDKHGVLVAGNLPTSFDQTGRVFDISGLSPTLTTMQGGDKVPKVLLREELPFLKIKEATKRGYAKATLGDSVNLAYPDSTKRRGRVGKGISNTLTTSDNMGVVVAALEYRQDKWYEVTGIVLDGKLYRLRIRRLTPRECFRLQGFPDWAYERAESVSSKSQLYKQAGNSVTVTVIEAIAREFRRMEEEEKHEPTT encoded by the coding sequence ATGAAATTTTTAGATTTATTTGCTGGGATAGGCGGTTTTAGGCTAGGAATGGAATCACAGGGTCATGAATGCCTGGGCTTTTGTGAAATTGATAAATTCGCTAGAACATCCTACAAAGCCATGTTTAACACAGAAGGAGAAATAGAATACCATGACATTAAAGAGGTCACAGACCATGACTTTAGACAATTTAGAGGGCAAGTGGAGGTTATCTGCGGGGGATTTCCTTGCCAAGCTTTTTCACTCGCAGGAAGACGACTGGGATTTGAAGATACTCGAGGCACTCTCTTTTTTGAGATTGCTCGAGCGGCCAAACAAATCCAACCACGTTTTCTATTTTTGGAAAACGTCAAAGGCCTACTCAATCACGATGAGGGACGGACGTTCTCCACAATCCTCTCCACGCTGGATGAATTGGGGTATGATGTCGAATGGCAGGTGCTTAACAGTAAGGACTTCCAAGTCCCGCAAAACAGAGAACGGGTCTTTATTATCGGACATTCTAGAAGATACCGTTCCAGATTCCTATTTCCTCTCAGAGGAGAAAACAGCCCAGCTCATCTTGAGAGGCTAGGAAATCTCAATCCCTCTAAACATGGTTTGAATGGTGAAGTCTATCTGACGACTGGACTTGCTCCTACACTAACAAGAGGTAAAGGAGAGGGGGCTAAAATCGCCATTCCAGTTTTAACACCAGATAGACTGGAAAAACGCCAACATGGGCGCCGCTTTAAGGACAATCAAGACCCTATGTTTACTTTGACCAGTCAAGACAAACACGGGGTTCTTGTCGCAGGAAATCTGCCGACTAGCTTTGACCAGACCGGTAGAGTATTTGACATTTCTGGTTTATCACCGACCTTGACCACCATGCAGGGTGGAGATAAGGTACCAAAGGTACTGCTGAGGGAGGAGCTGCCATTTCTGAAGATCAAGGAAGCCACAAAAAGAGGGTACGCAAAGGCCACTCTTGGAGATTCAGTCAATCTGGCTTATCCAGATTCAACCAAACGTAGGGGACGAGTGGGAAAGGGAATATCCAATACCCTGACGACTTCAGACAATATGGGAGTGGTGGTCGCTGCTCTGGAATATCGACAGGATAAGTGGTATGAAGTCACAGGCATTGTCTTAGACGGAAAACTCTATCGCCTGAGAATCAGACGACTGACACCAAGAGAGTGTTTCAGACTTCAAGGCTTTCCTGACTGGGCTTACGAAAGAGCAGAAAGTGTCTCCAGTAAGAGCCAACTATACAAACAGGCCGGCAATAGTGTAACGGTGACGGTTATTGAAGCCATTGCCAGAGAATTTAGAAGAATGGAAGAGGAAGAAAAACATGAACCTACTACATAA
- the rplJ gene encoding 50S ribosomal protein L10 has protein sequence MSEANIAKKAELVDIIAEKMKNAASIVVVDSRGLTVGQDTELRRSLRESGVEFKVIKNSILSRAAVKAGLEGMEDVFVGPSAVAFSNEDVIAPAKIINDFAKTADALEIKGGTIEGAVSSKEDIMALATLPNREGMLSMLLSVLQAPVRNVAYAVKAVAESKEDAA, from the coding sequence ATGAGTGAAGCAAATATTGCTAAAAAAGCTGAGCTAGTCGACATCATAGCTGAGAAGATGAAAAATGCTGCAAGTATCGTTGTTGTTGATTCACGTGGTCTTACAGTTGGTCAAGATACTGAATTACGTCGTTCACTTCGTGAAAGTGGCGTTGAGTTCAAAGTTATCAAAAATTCAATCTTATCTCGTGCTGCCGTTAAAGCAGGGCTTGAAGGAATGGAAGATGTTTTCGTTGGACCATCTGCTGTAGCATTCTCAAACGAAGATGTTATCGCGCCAGCTAAAATCATCAATGATTTCGCTAAAACTGCTGATGCACTTGAAATTAAAGGTGGAACAATTGAAGGAGCTGTTTCTTCTAAAGAAGATATCATGGCTCTTGCGACATTGCCAAACCGCGAAGGTATGCTTTCTATGTTACTTTCAGTACTTCAAGCACCAGTTCGCAACGTTGCATATGCTGTTAAAGCAGTTGCAGAAAGTAAAGAAGACGCAGCTTAA
- the ltrA gene encoding group II intron reverse transcriptase/maturase has product MNDKYSTTAQAEKLSHKQLLAKQWKSIDWKRAEQEVNRLQIRIVKATQAKHTNTVKRLQYLLTHSFYAKALAVRRVTTNKGKKTAGIDGELWTTPAQKMEALLSLTDKGYKASPLRRVYIDKKGKKKKRPLGIPTMYDRAMQALYALALEPIAETTADTKSYGFRKGRSCQDACEYIFTALSRKASPQWILEGDIKGCFDNISHDWLLENIPMDKSILKQFLKAGFVFKGELFPTEDGTPQGGIISPILANMALDGLQQVLSDRFHTNRLGKVDLRFKNSHKVNLIRYADDFIVTAATQEIALEAKELIREFLLGRGLELSEEKTLVTHINDGFDLLGWNFRKYKGKLIVKPSKNSIQTVIGKFSETILKRGKAWEQEVLIMKLNQQIRGWTNYHQSVCASEAFSYLDYQIYELLWRWAKRRHPKKGQWWISTKYWHRRGNRSWVFASGDKELIRVDHTAIVRHTKVRENANPYLDTDYFAQRTFNHGMKRLTGRFKLVWKKQNGRCHHCGLPMELGEDREIFFKVPKSKGGVEEIDNMAYVHRYCQRLFIESRSKE; this is encoded by the coding sequence ATGAATGATAAATATTCAACGACAGCACAAGCTGAGAAGTTATCACACAAGCAACTGCTTGCGAAACAATGGAAAAGCATTGATTGGAAGAGAGCAGAACAAGAAGTGAATAGGCTACAAATCAGGATTGTCAAGGCTACTCAAGCCAAACACACTAACACAGTGAAAAGACTTCAATATTTACTAACCCATTCGTTCTATGCCAAGGCACTTGCCGTTCGTCGAGTAACGACTAACAAAGGCAAGAAAACAGCTGGTATAGATGGTGAACTATGGACGACACCTGCTCAAAAGATGGAAGCTCTCCTGTCTCTAACGGATAAAGGCTACAAAGCCAGTCCGTTAAGACGAGTTTACATCGACAAAAAGGGGAAAAAGAAGAAACGTCCATTAGGGATTCCGACCATGTACGATAGAGCTATGCAGGCACTCTATGCTTTAGCACTAGAACCTATCGCAGAGACAACCGCAGATACCAAATCATACGGTTTTCGAAAAGGAAGAAGCTGTCAAGACGCTTGTGAATATATCTTCACAGCACTATCACGAAAAGCTTCTCCTCAGTGGATTTTAGAGGGGGATATTAAAGGCTGTTTTGACAATATCAGTCATGACTGGCTCTTAGAGAATATTCCGATGGATAAATCTATCTTGAAACAATTCCTTAAAGCAGGTTTTGTGTTCAAGGGTGAGTTATTCCCAACGGAAGACGGCACACCACAAGGTGGTATCATTTCGCCTATCCTTGCCAATATGGCACTAGATGGGTTACAACAGGTCTTATCAGATAGATTCCACACCAATCGTTTAGGGAAAGTCGACCTTCGATTCAAGAATAGCCATAAAGTCAATCTTATCCGTTATGCGGATGATTTTATCGTCACAGCTGCGACACAAGAAATTGCTTTAGAGGCTAAAGAATTGATTAGAGAGTTTCTGCTTGGACGAGGTTTAGAGCTGTCAGAGGAAAAGACATTGGTAACTCATATCAACGATGGTTTCGACCTACTTGGTTGGAATTTTCGGAAGTACAAGGGGAAATTGATTGTCAAACCTTCTAAGAATTCTATTCAAACAGTTATTGGTAAATTCTCAGAAACCATTCTCAAGCGAGGAAAAGCATGGGAACAAGAAGTCCTAATCATGAAACTGAATCAACAGATACGAGGATGGACAAACTACCACCAATCCGTTTGTGCTAGTGAAGCCTTCTCCTATCTGGACTATCAGATATACGAATTATTGTGGCGATGGGCAAAACGTCGTCATCCAAAGAAAGGTCAGTGGTGGATTTCGACCAAGTATTGGCATAGAAGAGGCAATCGAAGTTGGGTATTCGCTTCAGGCGATAAAGAACTCATTCGAGTTGACCATACTGCTATCGTCAGACACACAAAGGTCAGAGAAAACGCTAATCCTTACTTGGATACAGACTATTTTGCTCAACGAACCTTTAATCATGGTATGAAACGGTTGACAGGTCGTTTTAAACTTGTTTGGAAGAAACAAAACGGACGCTGTCATCACTGTGGACTCCCGATGGAACTTGGAGAAGATAGAGAAATTTTCTTTAAAGTTCCAAAATCCAAGGGAGGTGTGGAAGAAATTGATAATATGGCTTATGTGCATCGTTATTGTCAACGACTATTTATTGAGAGCCGCTCGAAAGAGTGA
- a CDS encoding VirD4-like conjugal transfer protein, CD1115 family → MYSRQKALVFGLLGLAFGYFCHRLTLLYDSLTNAPPMERFAYLLGEGINQVFNPLWLFTFTQKSLLAFILGVLTMTLVYLYVSTGQKVYREGEEYGSARFGTSKEKRYFYSKNPFNDTILARDVRLTLLEKKKPQFDRNKNLVVIGGSGSGKTFRFVKPNLIQLNCSNIVVDPKDHLAEKTGKLFLENGYQVKVLDLVNMTNSDGINPFRYLETENDLNRMLTVYFNNTKGNGSRSDPFWDEASMTLVRAIASYLVDFYNPPGSSKQEQEARRKRGRYPAFSEIGKLIKLLSKADNQDKSVLEVLFEDYAKKYGHENFTMRNWADFQNYKDKTLDSVIAVTTAKFALFNIQSVIDLTQRDTMDLKTWGTQKTMVYLVIPDNDTTFRFLSALFFSTVFSTLTRQADVDFKGQLPIHVRSYLDEFANVGEIPDFAEQTSTVRSRNMSLVPILQNIAQLQGLYKEKEAWKTILGNCDSLLYLGGNDEETFKFMSGLLGKQTIDVRSTSRSFGQTGSSSTSHQKIARDLMTADEVGNMKRDECLVRIAGVPIFRTKKYFPLKHKHWKLLADKETDDRWWNYHINPLTAEEEVDLSGHTIRDLSTETSLH, encoded by the coding sequence ATGTATTCCAGGCAAAAAGCTTTAGTCTTTGGCCTCTTGGGTCTCGCCTTTGGCTATTTCTGCCATCGTCTAACCCTACTCTATGATAGTTTAACCAATGCCCCACCTATGGAACGTTTTGCCTACCTCTTAGGAGAGGGGATAAATCAAGTCTTCAATCCTTTATGGCTTTTTACTTTTACTCAAAAATCTCTTCTTGCCTTTATACTTGGGGTTCTAACGATGACACTAGTCTATCTCTATGTCTCAACTGGTCAAAAGGTTTACCGAGAAGGGGAAGAATACGGTTCTGCACGATTTGGAACCAGTAAGGAGAAGCGATACTTTTACAGTAAGAATCCTTTCAATGACACGATTTTGGCTCGTGATGTTCGTCTAACCTTGTTGGAAAAGAAGAAGCCCCAGTTTGACCGAAACAAGAACCTTGTGGTCATTGGTGGGTCTGGTAGCGGGAAGACCTTTCGGTTTGTCAAACCCAACCTTATCCAGCTTAACTGTTCCAATATTGTCGTAGATCCTAAAGACCATTTGGCCGAGAAGACAGGAAAACTCTTTTTGGAAAACGGTTATCAGGTCAAGGTTTTAGACCTGGTTAATATGACCAATTCAGATGGTATTAATCCCTTTCGTTATCTAGAAACAGAAAATGATTTGAACCGCATGTTAACTGTCTATTTTAATAATACGAAAGGAAATGGTTCTCGTAGTGATCCTTTTTGGGACGAGGCTTCCATGACCTTGGTGCGAGCCATTGCTTCTTACTTGGTGGATTTTTACAATCCTCCAGGAAGTTCCAAGCAAGAACAGGAAGCAAGACGTAAGCGTGGCCGTTATCCAGCCTTTTCAGAGATTGGGAAACTCATCAAACTCTTATCAAAGGCGGACAATCAGGACAAAAGTGTTCTTGAAGTCTTGTTTGAAGATTACGCTAAAAAATACGGTCACGAAAACTTTACCATGCGAAACTGGGCAGATTTTCAAAACTATAAGGATAAGACCTTGGATTCGGTGATTGCGGTCACAACAGCTAAATTTGCCCTTTTTAATATTCAATCAGTGATTGATTTGACGCAAAGAGACACTATGGATTTGAAAACGTGGGGGACTCAAAAGACCATGGTCTATCTTGTCATTCCAGATAATGACACCACCTTTCGTTTTCTATCTGCTTTATTTTTCTCTACTGTATTCTCTACTTTGACCAGACAGGCTGATGTGGACTTTAAAGGGCAATTGCCTATTCATGTCAGAAGCTATCTGGATGAGTTTGCGAATGTCGGAGAAATCCCAGACTTTGCTGAACAAACCTCAACAGTTCGCTCTAGGAACATGAGTCTAGTCCCAATCTTGCAAAATATCGCCCAACTCCAAGGACTTTATAAGGAAAAAGAAGCTTGGAAAACCATTTTGGGGAACTGTGACAGTCTCTTATATTTGGGTGGGAATGATGAGGAAACCTTTAAGTTCATGAGTGGACTTCTAGGCAAACAAACTATCGATGTCAGAAGTACCAGTCGTTCATTTGGTCAGACTGGCTCAAGTTCTACCTCTCACCAGAAAATTGCCCGTGACTTGATGACAGCAGATGAAGTAGGAAATATGAAACGAGATGAATGTCTCGTACGCATTGCAGGAGTTCCTATTTTTCGGACCAAGAAATATTTCCCACTCAAACACAAACATTGGAAGTTGCTCGCTGATAAGGAAACCGATGACCGTTGGTGGAACTATCACATCAATCCCCTAACCGCTGAGGAAGAAGTAGATTTGTCAGGCCATACAATAAGGGATTTAAGCACAGAAACGTCACTACATTAA
- a CDS encoding conjugal transfer protein TrbL — MMMNFTSPFVFLASEKVSSDSLFEGFQVDLESTANLVKSLADFNPTVWSYMTAITKGIMQPLGVAILAVVLVLEFSKMAKKIANSGGAMTFEAIAPMIVSYIMVAVVITNTTVIVEAIIAIASYVIEQVAGLVTNGGANYDTISGIKGSGIVGKMIIGFFAILIWLVRMASIMVVNILITIRFIQLYLMIPFAPVTIPTFLSDDWRSVGIGYLKNIMVYAVQGILIFLIVSLVPLFESAGKIAVSNGAGVMESLAIMFGSLVQAILLIIALVGSQRTARSILGM; from the coding sequence ATGATGATGAATTTTACGTCACCTTTTGTATTTCTAGCCTCAGAAAAAGTATCTAGCGATAGCCTTTTTGAAGGGTTTCAAGTGGATTTAGAATCAACCGCCAACTTGGTTAAGTCACTAGCGGACTTTAATCCGACGGTGTGGTCTTACATGACAGCCATTACCAAGGGGATAATGCAGCCATTGGGTGTGGCTATTCTAGCAGTTGTTCTTGTACTTGAATTTTCAAAAATGGCCAAGAAAATCGCAAACTCAGGTGGTGCGATGACCTTTGAAGCCATAGCACCTATGATTGTCAGTTACATCATGGTTGCGGTCGTGATTACCAATACAACGGTTATTGTGGAAGCCATTATTGCCATTGCCTCTTATGTTATTGAACAAGTGGCAGGGCTTGTCACGAATGGTGGTGCTAATTACGATACCATCTCAGGCATCAAGGGATCTGGAATTGTAGGAAAAATGATTATTGGCTTTTTTGCGATTCTCATTTGGTTGGTACGAATGGCCAGTATCATGGTTGTCAATATCTTGATTACCATTCGCTTTATCCAACTCTATCTGATGATTCCTTTTGCCCCTGTTACCATTCCGACCTTCCTTAGTGATGACTGGAGAAGTGTTGGGATTGGCTACCTTAAGAACATCATGGTCTATGCCGTTCAAGGTATTTTGATTTTTCTAATTGTCTCTCTTGTTCCTTTGTTTGAGTCGGCTGGAAAGATCGCCGTATCAAATGGAGCTGGTGTTATGGAATCACTCGCCATTATGTTTGGTAGCTTGGTACAGGCCATCTTGTTAATCATTGCCTTAGTTGGCAGTCAACGAACCGCCCGAAGTATTTTGGGGATGTAG
- a CDS encoding CPBP family intramembrane glutamic endopeptidase produces MIRIVLFYLAIQLNGLLVSLYLHDYMTIKVLILLQLILFGVTCLEITHLKTVQAKKMTLRSRLIFGALGFVCMVSVALLISFLFPFQTKNQAVLVEVGKQVPPIIFLLFLVNASVLEEIVYRHLLWEKLKHPLVQIGVTSFLFTLSHGPNQLGSWLMYSCLGLTLAVVRLKTDCQTVIALHLAWNILVYVVSIL; encoded by the coding sequence ATGATAAGGATAGTGTTGTTTTATCTAGCCATACAGCTTAACGGTCTTCTTGTGAGTTTATACCTGCATGACTATATGACGATTAAGGTCTTAATCCTGCTACAATTGATTCTTTTTGGTGTGACTTGTCTAGAAATTACGCATCTCAAAACTGTTCAAGCCAAAAAAATGACTTTAAGAAGTCGCTTAATATTTGGAGCTTTGGGATTTGTATGTATGGTTTCTGTTGCGCTCCTAATCAGTTTTCTATTCCCATTTCAGACTAAGAATCAAGCGGTATTGGTAGAAGTTGGAAAGCAGGTTCCTCCTATTATCTTTTTATTATTTCTAGTGAATGCAAGTGTCCTTGAAGAGATTGTTTATAGGCATTTGCTGTGGGAAAAATTGAAACATCCTCTTGTACAAATAGGAGTGACTAGTTTTCTCTTTACCCTATCCCATGGTCCCAATCAGTTAGGGAGTTGGCTCATGTATAGCTGTCTGGGCTTGACCTTGGCTGTTGTTCGATTGAAAACAGATTGTCAGACGGTAATCGCCTTACATCTTGCTTGGAATATTCTTGTTTATGTAGTGTCTATTCTGTGA
- a CDS encoding VirB4-like conjugal transfer ATPase, CD1110 family yields MKPKTSSNDKKKKTKTQKQEIRPSTVNTLAYQGLFQNGLMQVSPSYFSQTYLLGDVNYQTVGLDDKGAIVEKYSDLINSLDDHSNFQLTIFNQKVNLEKFRKSILYPLQEDGFDAYRDELNRMMDANLEAGENNFSAVKFISFGKSEQNPKLAYRSLSQIGEYFKSGFSEIDVSLGLLGGEERVNILADMLRGENHLPFTYQDLVRSGQTTKHFIAPTSLSFKHKNYVEIDDRLLQIVYVRDYGMELGDKFLRELMQSDLEVMISLHAKGSAKSEAMTKLRTKKTLMESQKIGEQQKMARSGIYLEKVSQVLESNIDEADDLIKTMTQTGDKLFDTVFLIGVLADTEDQLKQSLDIIKQVAGSNDMIIDNLTYMQEAAFNSLLPFGKNYLEGVSRSLLTSNIAVNAPWTSVDIQDKGGKFYGINQISSNIISIDRGKLNTPSGLILGTSGAGKGMATKHEIISTKLKEADNDTEIIIVDPENEVRQEVVL; encoded by the coding sequence ATGAAACCAAAGACCTCTTCTAATGACAAAAAGAAAAAGACGAAAACACAGAAGCAGGAGATCAGACCTTCTACCGTAAATACGTTAGCCTATCAAGGGCTTTTTCAGAATGGCCTTATGCAGGTCAGTCCAAGCTATTTCTCACAAACCTATCTCTTAGGAGATGTCAATTATCAAACAGTTGGCTTAGATGATAAAGGAGCTATTGTTGAAAAATATTCTGATTTAATCAATTCACTGGATGATCATTCCAATTTCCAACTGACCATTTTCAATCAAAAGGTCAATCTGGAAAAATTCCGTAAGAGTATTCTCTATCCCTTGCAGGAAGATGGGTTTGATGCTTATCGTGATGAATTAAATCGCATGATGGATGCCAACTTAGAGGCGGGCGAGAACAACTTTTCAGCTGTTAAATTCATCTCTTTTGGGAAGTCAGAACAGAATCCTAAACTGGCTTATCGCTCTCTGTCGCAAATTGGGGAATATTTCAAGAGTGGCTTTTCAGAGATTGATGTATCTCTTGGTCTGCTTGGTGGAGAGGAGCGAGTGAATATCCTTGCGGATATGTTACGAGGGGAAAATCATTTGCCCTTTACTTATCAAGACCTGGTGCGTTCAGGACAAACAACCAAGCACTTTATTGCCCCAACCAGTTTATCTTTCAAACATAAGAATTATGTAGAGATTGACGATAGACTGCTTCAGATTGTCTATGTTCGTGACTATGGGATGGAGTTGGGAGATAAGTTCTTACGAGAACTCATGCAGTCGGACTTGGAAGTGATGATTAGTCTTCATGCCAAAGGGTCAGCCAAGTCAGAAGCCATGACCAAGCTCCGCACCAAGAAGACTTTGATGGAATCGCAAAAAATTGGGGAACAACAAAAGATGGCACGATCTGGCATTTATCTTGAAAAGGTTAGTCAGGTTCTAGAAAGTAACATCGATGAAGCTGATGATCTGATTAAAACCATGACACAAACAGGCGACAAGCTCTTTGACACCGTATTTCTGATTGGTGTGCTGGCAGATACTGAAGACCAACTCAAACAATCTCTTGATATTATCAAGCAAGTGGCGGGGTCAAATGATATGATTATTGACAACTTGACCTACATGCAAGAAGCTGCTTTTAATAGTCTCTTGCCATTTGGGAAGAACTATCTTGAAGGTGTTTCTCGGTCTCTATTGACTTCAAACATTGCCGTGAATGCACCTTGGACTTCCGTTGATATTCAGGACAAGGGTGGGAAATTTTATGGCATCAATCAAATCTCAAGTAATATCATCAGTATTGACCGTGGCAAGTTAAATACTCCGTCAGGTTTGATTTTAGGGACTTCTGGAGCTGGCAAAGGGATGGCGACAAAACATGAAATCATCTCTACTAAGCTCAAGGAAGCAGATAATGATACTGAAATTATTATTGTTGACCCAGAAAATGAGGTGCGACAAGAAGTCGTGTTGTAA